A window from Mogibacterium neglectum encodes these proteins:
- a CDS encoding sodium:proton antiporter, with product MMTQINGLLASKGIYFLTLLLLLLGVYGMISCKNYMKKLICMNIMQVAVIFFYLCFAQKKGGTIPVALDTIVNADKYVNPIPHGLMLTAIVVSLGTTGVGLALLTRIKEKYGSIEEDDIIRRENRFK from the coding sequence ATGATGACACAGATAAATGGACTTCTGGCAAGTAAAGGAATTTATTTTTTAACTCTACTACTTTTGTTACTTGGAGTTTACGGAATGATTTCGTGTAAGAACTACATGAAGAAACTCATTTGTATGAATATCATGCAGGTGGCGGTAATATTTTTCTACCTATGCTTTGCGCAGAAGAAAGGTGGAACTATTCCTGTTGCCCTAGATACAATAGTTAATGCTGATAAATATGTTAACCCAATTCCCCACGGACTAATGCTAACAGCAATCGTTGTAAGCTTAGGTACTACTGGTGTTGGACTTGCGTTATTAACTAGAATTAAAGAAAAGTATGGTAGCATAGAAGAGGACGATATAATAAGGAGGGAGAACCGTTTCAAATGA
- a CDS encoding complex I subunit 5 family protein, translating to MNDLPIIIILLPLISALLSLPLSKIHKHLGRNAVAISIFAAFICSIKLLSSVINHGVIRYTFGGYKAPYGIEFYIDSIGAIIVLIILLLGFVTVLYAMNFEVTNERKVIGGAYALIGLLIVGMCGMTLTGDVFNLYVFLEITSLSGYCLIALGGSRGIVASFRYLLVGTVAATMYLLGVGILYASTGTLNMTDMRSILDSQDYTVQMTVSMCLFIGAFGIKMPMFPFHGWQPSAYAHAEPGSRPLIVGIMGKIPALALFRYLYIIYGTDFKYFNLFLTIIGVLSCIGIIYGSIRAMAQEDIRKIFAYSSIAQIGYITLGFSIGNSYALAGAFLHLIGHVFMKSGLFFSSAAIRYRFGNFEISSFGRIYKKMPITSALIVLASLSMIGIPPTAGFFSKWYIALGAVQNHQFVYLAVLVLSSLLNAIYFFKLIERIFINKPTELNDRRGGEVRELPISMLIAIVTCFVAIIAIGILNVSIIDVIMMTVKGIGI from the coding sequence ATGAATGATCTTCCAATAATTATTATTTTACTGCCACTAATAAGTGCGCTATTGTCGCTCCCACTATCTAAGATACATAAGCACTTAGGAAGAAATGCGGTTGCAATTTCGATATTTGCTGCATTTATTTGCTCAATAAAGCTACTATCAAGTGTTATAAATCATGGCGTGATTCGCTATACATTTGGAGGCTATAAAGCACCGTACGGTATCGAATTTTATATCGACTCAATCGGTGCAATTATTGTTTTGATAATTCTGCTCCTCGGATTTGTTACAGTGCTCTATGCCATGAATTTTGAAGTTACTAATGAACGTAAGGTCATAGGTGGGGCATATGCTCTTATAGGTTTGTTAATAGTCGGAATGTGTGGTATGACGCTAACTGGCGACGTATTTAATCTATACGTATTTCTAGAGATTACTTCACTTTCTGGTTATTGTTTGATTGCTCTAGGTGGCAGCAGGGGAATAGTAGCATCTTTTAGATACCTTCTGGTGGGCACAGTTGCAGCTACCATGTACTTGCTCGGTGTTGGAATACTATATGCATCAACTGGGACACTGAATATGACCGATATGAGAAGCATTTTGGACTCTCAGGACTATACAGTTCAAATGACTGTCTCCATGTGCCTCTTTATCGGCGCTTTTGGTATCAAGATGCCGATGTTCCCGTTCCACGGCTGGCAGCCATCGGCTTACGCACACGCTGAACCAGGTTCTAGACCACTGATCGTCGGTATAATGGGAAAGATTCCAGCGCTGGCTTTGTTTAGGTATCTGTATATTATCTACGGTACAGATTTCAAGTATTTTAATTTGTTTCTAACTATAATCGGTGTGCTCTCTTGCATTGGTATTATATATGGGTCGATTAGAGCTATGGCACAGGAGGATATTAGAAAGATATTCGCATATTCATCCATTGCTCAGATCGGGTATATTACACTCGGCTTTTCAATAGGGAATTCCTATGCACTTGCTGGAGCATTCTTACATTTGATTGGACATGTGTTTATGAAGAGTGGACTTTTCTTCAGCTCCGCGGCAATCAGATACAGATTCGGAAACTTTGAGATTTCGAGCTTCGGTAGGATTTACAAGAAGATGCCTATTACATCTGCTCTTATCGTTTTAGCATCACTCTCGATGATTGGAATACCACCTACCGCTGGTTTCTTCAGTAAATGGTACATTGCGCTAGGGGCAGTACAGAATCATCAATTTGTGTATTTAGCGGTGCTCGTACTTAGCAGTTTGCTAAATGCAATTTACTTCTTCAAGCTAATTGAGAGGATCTTTATTAATAAACCGACAGAGCTTAATGATAGACGAGGAGGAGAAGTGCGTGAACTTCCTATATCTATGCTTATTGCGATTGTAACTTGTTTTGTAGCAATAATTGCTATAGGAATACTTAACGTAAGCATTATTGATGTGATTATGATGACTGTGAAGGGGATAGGGATATGA
- the mbhE gene encoding hydrogen gas-evolving membrane-bound hydrogenase subunit E has translation MRKYINVTFLIASILLLFVLVSKIDVLPDIGDIDSAPALHVSKYYIEHSVQDTNSPNMVTAMIVDYRAFDTMFETTVMFLAGIGVIMILASRPKAKNRIVEPKRYFGHRYKLGAPAYKTINKDVMITLIEPLILIYAFYVLFHGEISLGGGFQSGALIALTYIIDILVIPDKKNLFMMTGKNSASIAGIGVLIYVMTGVVPMFNGGSFMDYTYLPIPVHAAERHAIGILLVEIGVTIGVMGTIITILNAIMKRVRFDDDTDKWTSGK, from the coding sequence ATGCGCAAATATATTAATGTGACTTTTTTGATTGCATCGATACTGCTACTCTTTGTGCTCGTTTCTAAGATTGATGTGTTACCAGATATTGGGGATATAGATTCTGCGCCTGCGCTCCACGTTTCAAAATACTACATAGAGCATTCAGTACAGGACACAAACTCTCCCAACATGGTTACTGCTATGATTGTGGACTACCGTGCCTTTGATACTATGTTCGAGACGACGGTTATGTTTTTAGCCGGAATCGGGGTAATTATGATTCTGGCGAGTAGACCAAAGGCAAAGAATAGGATTGTAGAACCGAAGAGATATTTTGGCCACCGTTACAAGCTCGGAGCTCCCGCATATAAGACTATCAATAAGGATGTCATGATTACACTCATTGAACCACTCATATTGATATATGCATTTTATGTGCTATTTCATGGAGAAATCAGCCTCGGTGGAGGATTCCAATCTGGGGCGCTCATTGCATTGACGTATATCATTGATATTCTAGTAATTCCCGATAAGAAGAATTTATTCATGATGACAGGTAAAAATTCGGCTAGTATTGCTGGCATTGGTGTTTTGATATATGTGATGACAGGAGTTGTTCCGATGTTCAACGGAGGCTCATTCATGGATTACACATATCTACCAATTCCAGTACATGCTGCAGAACGACATGCGATTGGGATTCTGCTTGTTGAGATAGGCGTAACAATCGGAGTAATGGGCACTATTATCACGATTCTCAATGCGATTATGAAGAGGGTAAGATTTGATGATGACACAGATAAATGGACTTCTGGCAAGTAA